The window gtaaatgaaaaaggtGTTTGGGAGTAATATTCAGGTAGTGTTCTGGGGCTCTGCATGACGGGACCAGTCCACTGCAGTTGTCCCTCACATTTGATCTCGAAGTTTGGCGAGCCTATTAGACAGTTCATCCTTTGGACAAAAGAGAGCAAACACAGGCATTAGTGAGGGAAGATGAGAGAAGAATCAGGGTTATTTGGACTATCAACTCTTGGTTTGACAAATACACAGTATCATTAGCAGATATGTGGGCACTAATGTGACGCCGTCTTAAATGTTTAAATTCAACAACAAACACTTCCTGTGTCTTTGTCACTCAATCTATGTGATAAACCCttcatttacattgctacaagCAATCAGGTTTATTTGaacttttaaatgtacatttcagtttATCTGTGCCAGATAAACGATTTAAACACCAAGTGTGCATATGTACCGTACCTGTTCTGCAGAGGCCACGCTGGTACCCACTGATCCTGTGGTTCCCTGAGGGAGCTCCATGTTCAGGTCCAACCTAAACATGATGCACACACCGACATTCAAACCTTATTTTTAGATTACAAACACAACGTCTTTGCTCACATTATACTAAATAATACTGTCTAAAATATTAATCATAATCAAAATGTTGATAACATTAATACCTATCAAATACTTTGAAATAACCGCAATGTACGCTTCAGCCTAGGCCTGTATTCTACGAATGCACACCATACAGCTGTATATATGATTTAAcacaatttcacaaaaaaatgttgagaCAAGCAATGAAAGGTTACCCTGCTTCATCAGCAAGTTGATGCATCAATGATTCCACTTGATTCtgaaaaaacacattacatttacagtgaATGCGTTTGTCTTTATAAAACACAACAAGAAAGAATATAAGTGTCCAGCAAAGAAATGTACCTGCGGTGTTGTGAGTGTTGTTGTGCTGCTCATGGTGTCCTCCATATGGGCTGTCTGAACATCCAGAGTTTCAAACTGGTGCTCAAATTTGTCCATGAGACCTgaaatctaaaaaaacaaaaaaaaacaacaacaaaaaaaacatgtgtgtGAGACATTGTTTTATAACTCAGATGAGTTTGCTATCAACTTCTGTTATGGcagttacattgtttttgctaaaaagaaaattggaagacaattttatttcatgtttaaatGACACTCTACCTTTTCCAGATTCATACTCTTCAGAGTGGCATCCATGCCTTTCACCACTCCAGCCATAGATTTTGTGacctgtgaaataaaaacaccatcactaaaatgacaacaaacaaGCTTTCTTAAGCCTGAATTGGCAATCTTCTGTAACTGATTTCCAAGGCCTATAACAGTAtacagtagtctcgcattgccagaccctcctccacacagcattccaggatgggagaaaatatAAGAGAAAAATAAGGGACATCAggtggaatttccggtggcacctgaaAAATCCCGGAAGTGGGACGTAGTTGATATATAGACTAATATGCAGTGACCCAGTATTCAATGTACCTGGTTCATTGTAACTGCAGTTTGGACCCTCGCTGCCACTGCATCTATCCGAGCACTCATCCTCAGG is drawn from Sander vitreus isolate 19-12246 chromosome 13, sanVit1, whole genome shotgun sequence and contains these coding sequences:
- the LOC144527734 gene encoding charged multivesicular body protein 1b codes for the protein MPNMEKQLFNLKFAAKELQRNSKKCDKEEKAEKTKVKKAIQKGNMEVARIHAENAIRQKNQSVNFLRMSARIDAVAARVQTAVTMNQVTKSMAGVVKGMDATLKSMNLEKISGLMDKFEHQFETLDVQTAHMEDTMSSTTTLTTPQNQVESLMHQLADEAGLDLNMELPQGTTGSVGTSVASAEQDELSNRLAKLRDQM